In the genome of Denticeps clupeoides chromosome 13, fDenClu1.1, whole genome shotgun sequence, one region contains:
- the fam174c gene encoding protein FAM174C — protein MNAFVTAAPVVWCLFNVALTATSPTLTAKAPAGRVRGSAATNGSLAGNGTSVTHGENAMNFNVDGNMIQRALYVLIGITMIGVLYFLVRAVRLKKTPQRKKYGLLSNYDDSVEMGALNSDDDDTTVYEAKSLRR, from the exons ATGAACGCGTTTGTGACGGCCGCGCCCGTCGTCTGGTGTCTCTTCAACGTCGCGCTCACGGCCACGTCGCCGACGTTGACCGCCAAAGCTCCGGCAGGGAGAGTACGCGGCTCTGCGGCCACCAATGGCTCCCTGGCGGGGAACGGCACCTCCGTGACCCACGGAGAGAACGCGATGAACTTCAACGTGGACGGCAACATGATCCAGAGGGCGCTGTACGTGCTCATCGGCATCACCATGATCGGGGTTCTCTATTTTCTCGTGAGGGCTGTACG atTGAAGAAAACTCCGCAGAGGAAGAAATACGGCCTTCTGTCGAATTATGATGACAGTGTGGAGATGGGCGCACTGAATAGCGATGACGATGACACGACTGTGTATGAGGCCAAATCCTTGAGAAG ATGA
- the ptbp1b gene encoding polypyrimidine tract-binding protein 1b isoform X4, with translation MDGRLDTDLYPMGSTYAELDVVHDITVGTKRGSDELFSCVSNGPYIMASSAANGNDSKKFKGDIRSPGIPSRVIHVRKLPSDITEAEVISLGLPFGKVTNLLMLKGKNQAFLEMNSEEAAQTMVSYYSSVTPVVRNHPVYMQFSNHKELKTDNSPNQVRAQAALQAVNAVQTGGMTIAGIDATGMGGPSPVLRVIVENLLYPVTLDVLHQIFSKFGTVLKVITFTKNNQFQALLQYADGLTSQHAKLALDGQNIYNACCTLRISFSKLTSLNVKYNNDKSRDYTRPDLPTGDGQPPLEHQAMAAAFAPGIISASPFAGAHAFPPAFAIQQAAGLAMPGVPGALASLAIPGAAAAAAAAAAAGRLAFPTLSAGHCVMLVSNLNPERVTPQCLFILFGVYGDVIRVKILFNKKENALVQMSDGTQAQLAMSHLNGQKLHGKPMRITLSKHTNVQLPREGHEDQGLTKDYSNSPLHRFKKPGSKNYSNIFPPSATLHLSNIPPSVVEEDLKMLFASTGAIVKGFKFFQKDRKMALIQMGSVEEAIQCLIEFHNHDLGENHHLRVSFSKSTI, from the exons ATGGACGG CCGCCTAGACACTGACTTGTATCCTATGGGATCCACTTACGCAGAACTCGA CGTTGTTCACGATATCACAGTTGGTACAAAG AGAGGATCCGACGAGCTGTTCTCTTGCGTTTCAAACGGGCCGTATATCATGGCCAGTTCAGCAG CTAATGGAAATGACAGCAAGAAGTTCAAAGGGGACATTAGGAGTCCTGGGATCCCGTCCCGTGTCATACATGTTCGCAAGCTCCCTAGTGACATTACTGAAGCTGAAGTTATCTCCCTGGGTCTGCCCTTTGGCAAAGTCACCAACCTTCTCATGCTGAAAGGAAAGAACCAG GCCTTCCTTGAGATGAATTCTGAAGAGGCGGCCCAGACCATGGTCAGCTACTATTCATCAGTCACTCCAGTCGTCAGGAATCACCCAGTCTACATGCAGTTTTCCAATCATAAAGAGTTGAAGACTGACAACTCTCCTAATCAAGTG AGAGCCCAGGCTGCCCTGCAGGCGGTAAACGCTGTTCAGACTGGTGGAATGACCATTGCCGGCATCGACGCCACAGGTATGGGTGGCCCAAGCCCAGTGCTGCGGGTCATTGTGGAGAACCTTCTGTACCCAGTTACTCTTGATGTGCTGCACCAG ATCTTTTCTAAGTTTGGCACAGTGTTGAAGGTTATCACATTTACCAAAAACAACCAGTTTCAAGCCCTCCTTCAGTATGCAGATGGTCTGACTTCTCAGCATGCAAAACTT GCCTTGGACGGCCAGAATATCTACAATGCTTGTTGCACTTTACGTATCAGTTTCTCCAAACTGACCAGTCTGAATGTGAAATACAACAATGACAAAAGTCGTGACTACACGCGGCCAGACCTGCCCACAGGTGATGGTCAGCCTCCCCTCGAACATCAAGCCATGGCCGCTGCTTTTG CTCCAGGGATCATTTCAGCATCACCATTTGCTGGAGCTCATGCCTTTCCCCCTGCTTTTGCCATTCAGCAGGCTGCAG GGTTGGCTATGCCCGGGGTTCCTGGTGCCCTGGCTTCTCTGGCCATTCctggagcggcggcggcggcagcggccGCCGCAGCGGCTGGCAGGCTGGCCTTCCCCACCCTCTCTGCCGGCCACTGCGTCATGCTGGTCAGCAACCTCAACCCGGAG AGAGTTACGCCCCAATGCCTCTTTATTCTTTTCG GTGTCTATGGTGATGTGATAAGGGTGAAGATTCTCTTCAACAAGAAGGAGAATGCGCTGGTTCAAATGTCAGATGGAACACAGGCACAGCTAG CTATGAGCCACTTAAATGGGCAGAAGCTGCATGGGAAACCAATGCGCATCACGCTGTCAAAGCATACCAATGTTCAGCTGCCTCGGGAGGGCCACGAGGACCAGGGCCTCACAAAGGACTACAGCAACTCGCCGCTACACAGGTTCAAGAAACCGGGATCCAAGAACTATTCTAACATTTTTCCACCTTCAGCGACCTTGCATCTGTCCAACATTCC GCCATCCGTGGTTGAGGAGGACCTTAAAATGCTGTTTGCAAGCACTGGGGCCATTGTAAAGGGGTTCAAGTTCTTTca AAAAGACCGCAAGATGGCGCTAATCCAGATGGGCTCTGTGGAGGAAGCAATCCAGTGCCTCATTGAATTCCACAATCACGATCTTGGTGAAAACCACCATCTCAGAGTgtccttctccaaatccaccaTTTAA
- the LOC114802411 gene encoding thymic stromal cotransporter homolog, translating to MGGYLTVVEPLVVIHRVGTSSFEMALTLAVYNRSLEIAAGQSDQAQALTMRLFLYQSVLSCLCAFLSIVPRNRLARRFGQRVLLLTPQLGSLLGMTFLLLFLLVRLPLEVLYLGTVVYGLSGGSPGFWSAVVSLAALGSEQGRHTLKLNTVDFFSGLAGVAGGLMSGYAYRLDHRGVALVGMAMSLTAFCVLYSALLPSYPDSTTAESQPLVPIQRGIRKIEGSVGMTIMAILIFAFGMCGAEEVLCLYVLKPPLSWDSVWVGYGNAATNAMYLTSFLGVLLLSRYMEDTALVLLGIVSNCTGMAMMAFATESWVYFVARGVMMFACVPMPTLKAQLSKILDADRYSRVFGWLQLALSVNDVLSKAFFSTLYPLTLTWNSGFCFLVSCVISYLSAIPILYLSWRGDGNY from the exons ATGGGGGGTTATTTAACTGTGGTGGAACCACTGGTGGTTATTCACCGAGTGGGCACCTCCTCCTTCGAGATGGCGCTGACGTTGGCCGTTTACAATCGCTCCTTGGAGATTGCGGCGGGACAGAGCGATCAAGCTCAGGCCCTCACCATGCGACTTTTCTTGTACCAAAGTGTCCTCTCTTGCTTGTGTGCCTTCCTGTCCATCGTACCCCGCAACCGCCTGGCTCGCCGGTTTGGGCAGCGGGTGCTGCTTCTAACTCCTCAGCTGGGCTCTCTTTTGGGCATGACGTTCCTCCTCTTGTTTCTGCTCGTTCGTCTGCCGCTGGAGGTGCTGTACCTGGGCACGGTGGTGTACGGCCTAAGTGGAGGCTCCCCGGGCTTCTGGAGTGCAGTGGTGTCCCTGGCTGCATTAGGCTCCGAGCAGGGCCGCCACACACTGAAGCTCAACACCGTGGACTTCTTCTCTGGGCTTGCTGGGGTGGCGGGGGGTTTGATGTCCGGGTATGCATATCGGTTGGACCACCGCGGCGTGGCGCTGGTTGGGATGGCCATGTCACTCACCGCATTCTGTGTCCTCTATTCTGCGCTGCTCCCCTCATACCCTGACTCCACGACAGCAGAAAGCCAGCCATTGGTGCCAATCCAACGTGGCATTAGGAAGATAGAAGGAAGTGTTGGGATGACCATCATGGCCATACTAATTTTTGCATTTGGCATGTGTGGAGCAGAAGAAGTGCTTTGTCTCTATGTTCTGAAGCCTCCGCTGAGCTGGGACTCAGTGTGGGTCGGGTACGGCAATGCTGCCACCAACGCCATGTACCTGACTAGCTTCCTGGGGGTCCTGCTGTTGTCTCGTTACATGGAGGACACGGCCCTTGTCCTGTTAGGAATCGTGTCAAACTGCACTGGCATGGCGATGATGGCTTTTGCCACGGAGAGCTGGGTGTACTTTGTGG CTCGAGGAGTGATGATGTTTGCCTGTGTTCCTATGCCCACTCTGAAGGCTCAGCTGTCGAAGATTCTGGACGCCGATCGATACA GCCGTGTGTTTGGCTGGCTCCAGTTGGCCCTGTCTGTGAATGACGTACTTTCCAAAGCGTTCTTCTCCACCCTGTATCCTCTTACGCTCACCTGGAACAGCGGCTTCTGCTTCCTCGTCTCATGTGTCATCTCCTACCTCAGCGCCATACCCATTCT gTATCTGAGCTGGAGAGGAGACGGGAATTATTAA
- the ptbp1b gene encoding polypyrimidine tract-binding protein 1b isoform X1 gives MDGRLDTDLYPMGSTYAELDVVHDITVGTKRGSDELFSCVSNGPYIMASSAGLYANGNDSKKFKGDIRSPGIPSRVIHVRKLPSDITEAEVISLGLPFGKVTNLLMLKGKNQAFLEMNSEEAAQTMVSYYSSVTPVVRNHPVYMQFSNHKELKTDNSPNQVRAQAALQAVNAVQTGGMTIAGIDATGMGGPSPVLRVIVENLLYPVTLDVLHQIFSKFGTVLKVITFTKNNQFQALLQYADGLTSQHAKLALDGQNIYNACCTLRISFSKLTSLNVKYNNDKSRDYTRPDLPTGDGQPPLEHQAMAAAFAAPGIISASPFAGAHAFPPAFAIQQAAGLAMPGVPGALASLAIPGAAAAAAAAAAAGRLAFPTLSAGHCVMLVSNLNPERVTPQCLFILFGVYGDVIRVKILFNKKENALVQMSDGTQAQLAMSHLNGQKLHGKPMRITLSKHTNVQLPREGHEDQGLTKDYSNSPLHRFKKPGSKNYSNIFPPSATLHLSNIPPSVVEEDLKMLFASTGAIVKGFKFFQKDRKMALIQMGSVEEAIQCLIEFHNHDLGENHHLRVSFSKSTI, from the exons ATGGACGG CCGCCTAGACACTGACTTGTATCCTATGGGATCCACTTACGCAGAACTCGA CGTTGTTCACGATATCACAGTTGGTACAAAG AGAGGATCCGACGAGCTGTTCTCTTGCGTTTCAAACGGGCCGTATATCATGGCCAGTTCAGCAGGTTTGTATG CTAATGGAAATGACAGCAAGAAGTTCAAAGGGGACATTAGGAGTCCTGGGATCCCGTCCCGTGTCATACATGTTCGCAAGCTCCCTAGTGACATTACTGAAGCTGAAGTTATCTCCCTGGGTCTGCCCTTTGGCAAAGTCACCAACCTTCTCATGCTGAAAGGAAAGAACCAG GCCTTCCTTGAGATGAATTCTGAAGAGGCGGCCCAGACCATGGTCAGCTACTATTCATCAGTCACTCCAGTCGTCAGGAATCACCCAGTCTACATGCAGTTTTCCAATCATAAAGAGTTGAAGACTGACAACTCTCCTAATCAAGTG AGAGCCCAGGCTGCCCTGCAGGCGGTAAACGCTGTTCAGACTGGTGGAATGACCATTGCCGGCATCGACGCCACAGGTATGGGTGGCCCAAGCCCAGTGCTGCGGGTCATTGTGGAGAACCTTCTGTACCCAGTTACTCTTGATGTGCTGCACCAG ATCTTTTCTAAGTTTGGCACAGTGTTGAAGGTTATCACATTTACCAAAAACAACCAGTTTCAAGCCCTCCTTCAGTATGCAGATGGTCTGACTTCTCAGCATGCAAAACTT GCCTTGGACGGCCAGAATATCTACAATGCTTGTTGCACTTTACGTATCAGTTTCTCCAAACTGACCAGTCTGAATGTGAAATACAACAATGACAAAAGTCGTGACTACACGCGGCCAGACCTGCCCACAGGTGATGGTCAGCCTCCCCTCGAACATCAAGCCATGGCCGCTGCTTTTG CAGCTCCAGGGATCATTTCAGCATCACCATTTGCTGGAGCTCATGCCTTTCCCCCTGCTTTTGCCATTCAGCAGGCTGCAG GGTTGGCTATGCCCGGGGTTCCTGGTGCCCTGGCTTCTCTGGCCATTCctggagcggcggcggcggcagcggccGCCGCAGCGGCTGGCAGGCTGGCCTTCCCCACCCTCTCTGCCGGCCACTGCGTCATGCTGGTCAGCAACCTCAACCCGGAG AGAGTTACGCCCCAATGCCTCTTTATTCTTTTCG GTGTCTATGGTGATGTGATAAGGGTGAAGATTCTCTTCAACAAGAAGGAGAATGCGCTGGTTCAAATGTCAGATGGAACACAGGCACAGCTAG CTATGAGCCACTTAAATGGGCAGAAGCTGCATGGGAAACCAATGCGCATCACGCTGTCAAAGCATACCAATGTTCAGCTGCCTCGGGAGGGCCACGAGGACCAGGGCCTCACAAAGGACTACAGCAACTCGCCGCTACACAGGTTCAAGAAACCGGGATCCAAGAACTATTCTAACATTTTTCCACCTTCAGCGACCTTGCATCTGTCCAACATTCC GCCATCCGTGGTTGAGGAGGACCTTAAAATGCTGTTTGCAAGCACTGGGGCCATTGTAAAGGGGTTCAAGTTCTTTca AAAAGACCGCAAGATGGCGCTAATCCAGATGGGCTCTGTGGAGGAAGCAATCCAGTGCCTCATTGAATTCCACAATCACGATCTTGGTGAAAACCACCATCTCAGAGTgtccttctccaaatccaccaTTTAA
- the ptbp1b gene encoding polypyrimidine tract-binding protein 1b isoform X3, whose translation MDGRLDTDLYPMGSTYAELDVVHDITVGTKRGSDELFSCVSNGPYIMASSAANGNDSKKFKGDIRSPGIPSRVIHVRKLPSDITEAEVISLGLPFGKVTNLLMLKGKNQAFLEMNSEEAAQTMVSYYSSVTPVVRNHPVYMQFSNHKELKTDNSPNQVRAQAALQAVNAVQTGGMTIAGIDATGMGGPSPVLRVIVENLLYPVTLDVLHQIFSKFGTVLKVITFTKNNQFQALLQYADGLTSQHAKLALDGQNIYNACCTLRISFSKLTSLNVKYNNDKSRDYTRPDLPTGDGQPPLEHQAMAAAFAAPGIISASPFAGAHAFPPAFAIQQAAGLAMPGVPGALASLAIPGAAAAAAAAAAAGRLAFPTLSAGHCVMLVSNLNPERVTPQCLFILFGVYGDVIRVKILFNKKENALVQMSDGTQAQLAMSHLNGQKLHGKPMRITLSKHTNVQLPREGHEDQGLTKDYSNSPLHRFKKPGSKNYSNIFPPSATLHLSNIPPSVVEEDLKMLFASTGAIVKGFKFFQKDRKMALIQMGSVEEAIQCLIEFHNHDLGENHHLRVSFSKSTI comes from the exons ATGGACGG CCGCCTAGACACTGACTTGTATCCTATGGGATCCACTTACGCAGAACTCGA CGTTGTTCACGATATCACAGTTGGTACAAAG AGAGGATCCGACGAGCTGTTCTCTTGCGTTTCAAACGGGCCGTATATCATGGCCAGTTCAGCAG CTAATGGAAATGACAGCAAGAAGTTCAAAGGGGACATTAGGAGTCCTGGGATCCCGTCCCGTGTCATACATGTTCGCAAGCTCCCTAGTGACATTACTGAAGCTGAAGTTATCTCCCTGGGTCTGCCCTTTGGCAAAGTCACCAACCTTCTCATGCTGAAAGGAAAGAACCAG GCCTTCCTTGAGATGAATTCTGAAGAGGCGGCCCAGACCATGGTCAGCTACTATTCATCAGTCACTCCAGTCGTCAGGAATCACCCAGTCTACATGCAGTTTTCCAATCATAAAGAGTTGAAGACTGACAACTCTCCTAATCAAGTG AGAGCCCAGGCTGCCCTGCAGGCGGTAAACGCTGTTCAGACTGGTGGAATGACCATTGCCGGCATCGACGCCACAGGTATGGGTGGCCCAAGCCCAGTGCTGCGGGTCATTGTGGAGAACCTTCTGTACCCAGTTACTCTTGATGTGCTGCACCAG ATCTTTTCTAAGTTTGGCACAGTGTTGAAGGTTATCACATTTACCAAAAACAACCAGTTTCAAGCCCTCCTTCAGTATGCAGATGGTCTGACTTCTCAGCATGCAAAACTT GCCTTGGACGGCCAGAATATCTACAATGCTTGTTGCACTTTACGTATCAGTTTCTCCAAACTGACCAGTCTGAATGTGAAATACAACAATGACAAAAGTCGTGACTACACGCGGCCAGACCTGCCCACAGGTGATGGTCAGCCTCCCCTCGAACATCAAGCCATGGCCGCTGCTTTTG CAGCTCCAGGGATCATTTCAGCATCACCATTTGCTGGAGCTCATGCCTTTCCCCCTGCTTTTGCCATTCAGCAGGCTGCAG GGTTGGCTATGCCCGGGGTTCCTGGTGCCCTGGCTTCTCTGGCCATTCctggagcggcggcggcggcagcggccGCCGCAGCGGCTGGCAGGCTGGCCTTCCCCACCCTCTCTGCCGGCCACTGCGTCATGCTGGTCAGCAACCTCAACCCGGAG AGAGTTACGCCCCAATGCCTCTTTATTCTTTTCG GTGTCTATGGTGATGTGATAAGGGTGAAGATTCTCTTCAACAAGAAGGAGAATGCGCTGGTTCAAATGTCAGATGGAACACAGGCACAGCTAG CTATGAGCCACTTAAATGGGCAGAAGCTGCATGGGAAACCAATGCGCATCACGCTGTCAAAGCATACCAATGTTCAGCTGCCTCGGGAGGGCCACGAGGACCAGGGCCTCACAAAGGACTACAGCAACTCGCCGCTACACAGGTTCAAGAAACCGGGATCCAAGAACTATTCTAACATTTTTCCACCTTCAGCGACCTTGCATCTGTCCAACATTCC GCCATCCGTGGTTGAGGAGGACCTTAAAATGCTGTTTGCAAGCACTGGGGCCATTGTAAAGGGGTTCAAGTTCTTTca AAAAGACCGCAAGATGGCGCTAATCCAGATGGGCTCTGTGGAGGAAGCAATCCAGTGCCTCATTGAATTCCACAATCACGATCTTGGTGAAAACCACCATCTCAGAGTgtccttctccaaatccaccaTTTAA
- the ptbp1b gene encoding polypyrimidine tract-binding protein 1b isoform X2, producing MDGRLDTDLYPMGSTYAELDVVHDITVGTKRGSDELFSCVSNGPYIMASSAGLYANGNDSKKFKGDIRSPGIPSRVIHVRKLPSDITEAEVISLGLPFGKVTNLLMLKGKNQAFLEMNSEEAAQTMVSYYSSVTPVVRNHPVYMQFSNHKELKTDNSPNQVRAQAALQAVNAVQTGGMTIAGIDATGMGGPSPVLRVIVENLLYPVTLDVLHQIFSKFGTVLKVITFTKNNQFQALLQYADGLTSQHAKLALDGQNIYNACCTLRISFSKLTSLNVKYNNDKSRDYTRPDLPTGDGQPPLEHQAMAAAFAPGIISASPFAGAHAFPPAFAIQQAAGLAMPGVPGALASLAIPGAAAAAAAAAAAGRLAFPTLSAGHCVMLVSNLNPERVTPQCLFILFGVYGDVIRVKILFNKKENALVQMSDGTQAQLAMSHLNGQKLHGKPMRITLSKHTNVQLPREGHEDQGLTKDYSNSPLHRFKKPGSKNYSNIFPPSATLHLSNIPPSVVEEDLKMLFASTGAIVKGFKFFQKDRKMALIQMGSVEEAIQCLIEFHNHDLGENHHLRVSFSKSTI from the exons ATGGACGG CCGCCTAGACACTGACTTGTATCCTATGGGATCCACTTACGCAGAACTCGA CGTTGTTCACGATATCACAGTTGGTACAAAG AGAGGATCCGACGAGCTGTTCTCTTGCGTTTCAAACGGGCCGTATATCATGGCCAGTTCAGCAGGTTTGTATG CTAATGGAAATGACAGCAAGAAGTTCAAAGGGGACATTAGGAGTCCTGGGATCCCGTCCCGTGTCATACATGTTCGCAAGCTCCCTAGTGACATTACTGAAGCTGAAGTTATCTCCCTGGGTCTGCCCTTTGGCAAAGTCACCAACCTTCTCATGCTGAAAGGAAAGAACCAG GCCTTCCTTGAGATGAATTCTGAAGAGGCGGCCCAGACCATGGTCAGCTACTATTCATCAGTCACTCCAGTCGTCAGGAATCACCCAGTCTACATGCAGTTTTCCAATCATAAAGAGTTGAAGACTGACAACTCTCCTAATCAAGTG AGAGCCCAGGCTGCCCTGCAGGCGGTAAACGCTGTTCAGACTGGTGGAATGACCATTGCCGGCATCGACGCCACAGGTATGGGTGGCCCAAGCCCAGTGCTGCGGGTCATTGTGGAGAACCTTCTGTACCCAGTTACTCTTGATGTGCTGCACCAG ATCTTTTCTAAGTTTGGCACAGTGTTGAAGGTTATCACATTTACCAAAAACAACCAGTTTCAAGCCCTCCTTCAGTATGCAGATGGTCTGACTTCTCAGCATGCAAAACTT GCCTTGGACGGCCAGAATATCTACAATGCTTGTTGCACTTTACGTATCAGTTTCTCCAAACTGACCAGTCTGAATGTGAAATACAACAATGACAAAAGTCGTGACTACACGCGGCCAGACCTGCCCACAGGTGATGGTCAGCCTCCCCTCGAACATCAAGCCATGGCCGCTGCTTTTG CTCCAGGGATCATTTCAGCATCACCATTTGCTGGAGCTCATGCCTTTCCCCCTGCTTTTGCCATTCAGCAGGCTGCAG GGTTGGCTATGCCCGGGGTTCCTGGTGCCCTGGCTTCTCTGGCCATTCctggagcggcggcggcggcagcggccGCCGCAGCGGCTGGCAGGCTGGCCTTCCCCACCCTCTCTGCCGGCCACTGCGTCATGCTGGTCAGCAACCTCAACCCGGAG AGAGTTACGCCCCAATGCCTCTTTATTCTTTTCG GTGTCTATGGTGATGTGATAAGGGTGAAGATTCTCTTCAACAAGAAGGAGAATGCGCTGGTTCAAATGTCAGATGGAACACAGGCACAGCTAG CTATGAGCCACTTAAATGGGCAGAAGCTGCATGGGAAACCAATGCGCATCACGCTGTCAAAGCATACCAATGTTCAGCTGCCTCGGGAGGGCCACGAGGACCAGGGCCTCACAAAGGACTACAGCAACTCGCCGCTACACAGGTTCAAGAAACCGGGATCCAAGAACTATTCTAACATTTTTCCACCTTCAGCGACCTTGCATCTGTCCAACATTCC GCCATCCGTGGTTGAGGAGGACCTTAAAATGCTGTTTGCAAGCACTGGGGCCATTGTAAAGGGGTTCAAGTTCTTTca AAAAGACCGCAAGATGGCGCTAATCCAGATGGGCTCTGTGGAGGAAGCAATCCAGTGCCTCATTGAATTCCACAATCACGATCTTGGTGAAAACCACCATCTCAGAGTgtccttctccaaatccaccaTTTAA